The following nucleotide sequence is from Halorussus caseinilyticus.
CATCCCCTGTCACTTCCGGCATGGTATCACCCGAAGTACTCCGCGATTTTGTCGTACACTTCGTCCATGTTCTCGCCTTCGAGTGCCGAGAGCGGGATGGTCTCGTGCTGTGGGAAGGCGTTTCGGATGCGCTGGACGCTCGAATCTTCGAGGTCGGTCTTGTTGGCGAGGATGAGGACGGGGAGGTCTTGGCTCTCGATGATACCGATGAGCATCGTGTTGACCTGCGTGAACGGGTCAGTCGTGCTGTCGAGAACGTAGATTACGCCGTCTACGTCCTCCCGGAGCCAGTGCATCGCCTCCGCGACGCCTTCGGTCGCTTCGCGGGAGCGCCGCACGGCGTCCTCTTTGTCCATGTCGTGGTCGATGAACTCCTCGTAATCGACTTTGGTCGTGACGCCCGGCGTGTCCACGATGTCGATTGACACCGTCTTGCCGTCGCGCTCGATTTCGACGTTCTCTTTTCGACGTGCCCGACGGGTTTCGTGTGGAATGTGACTCTCCGGGCCGACTGCGTCGCCGGTCCAGTCGCGGGCGATACGATTAGCGAGAGTCGTCTTTCCGGCATTTGGCGGGCCGTAGATACCGATACGCTTCGGCTCCTGCGCGGAGAAGAGCTTGTCCGTAACGCGGGAAATGCTGTCTTTCAGGTCCGTAAACAATCCCATCCTTTCCTCCCAGACCCCACTATCGGCGAGTGAAACCGTCACGGGGGCTGTTGCGCGAATAACTATATCCTACCTACTTAAACCTATGTCAGACACGACTCGGGAAAAATGACTTATTTTCTTTTATGAAACAAAATCATTTCACGACACGAGTTCGCTTGGATTCTCGACTTTCGGCCGGAGCGAGAAGATAGCGACCGATTAG
It contains:
- a CDS encoding Era-like GTP-binding protein; translation: MGLFTDLKDSISRVTDKLFSAQEPKRIGIYGPPNAGKTTLANRIARDWTGDAVGPESHIPHETRRARRKENVEIERDGKTVSIDIVDTPGVTTKVDYEEFIDHDMDKEDAVRRSREATEGVAEAMHWLREDVDGVIYVLDSTTDPFTQVNTMLIGIIESQDLPVLILANKTDLEDSSVQRIRNAFPQHETIPLSALEGENMDEVYDKIAEYFG